The Takifugu flavidus isolate HTHZ2018 chromosome 17, ASM371156v2, whole genome shotgun sequence genome contains a region encoding:
- the LOC130513582 gene encoding leucine-rich repeat-containing protein 19-like has protein sequence MAKDVLGRTIDRRKETCLPLWFTVVVLVNTPANNAADTRNLETNTVQALTSAGNSTATKMVLEGGLITLSEDDRQALATYPGLEELHLDGNMVAHVPAQYFSVVPQLRVLSLSRNKISSLNPESFSGLDLLTQLDLSNNLLTNIHTQLFKQLLKIQVLRLKGNPWNCSCPLLKTVGAGEHADGSNFTCAFLKSQEVREFMRVASVCDSLTQRRSKRDEMQPVTVGFPQSSRSSPPTTDRDNSEEQTPVVSNTWKFTTCVATLALCTLTVVLCAIKGPSWYKVFHNYRHQRLQQEEDNDVFSIGFTKTSQSTTNQTFTFQPQNRQMDEEMEEDGYFEDHLMEREGEGASAKPEEAKA, from the exons ATGGCCAAAGACGTGCTG GGGAGAACGATTGACAGACGTAAGGAAACCTGTCTGCCGCTGTGGTTCACAGTGGTGGTTTTGGTGAATACTCCAGCCAATAATGCTGCAGACACAAGAAATCTG GAGACCAACACGGTGCAAGCCCTGACCAGTGCTGGCAACTCTACCGCCACTAAAATGGTGCTTGAAGGGGGCCTGATTACGCTCAGTGAGGACGACAGGCAGGCGCTGGCCACCTATCCAGGACTGGAAGAACTCCACCTGGACGGGAACATGGTGGCTCATGTGCCAGCTCAGTACTTCAGTGTGGTGCCGCAACTCAGAGTTTTGTCTCTGTCCAGAAATAAAATCAGCAG CCTTAATCCAGAGAGCTTCTCTGGCCTGGACCTCCTGACCCAACTGGACCTTTCCAACAACCTGCTCACAAACATCCACACACAGCTCTTCAAACAGCTGCTCAAGATTCAG GTTTTAAGGCTAAAAGGAAACCCCTGGAATTGTTCATGTCCACTGCTAAAAACTGTTGGGGCTGGAGAGCACGCAG ATGGATCTAATTTTACCTGTGCTTTTCTAAAAAGTCAGGAAGTGAGGGAGTTTATGCGAGTTGCTTCTGTCTGTGACTCACTGACACAAAGACGCAGCAAGAGAGACGAGATGCAGCCCGTAACTGTCGGCTTCCCACAGTCGTCCAGATCTTCCCCTCCAACGACCGACCGTGACAACAGCGAAG AGCAGACACCTGTGGTCAGCAACACGTGGAAGTTCACCACGTGCGTGGCCACCTTGGCCCTGTGCACGCTGACTGTCGTGCTCTGTGCCATTAAGGGGCCCTCCTGGTATAAGGTCTTCCACAACTACCGTCACCAGCGACTacagcaggaagaggacaaCGACGTCTTTTCAATAGGTTTTACAAAAACAAGCCAGTCCACAACTAATCAAACATTCACCTTTCAACCACAAAACAGGCAAATggatgaggagatggaggaggacggCTATTTTGAGGACCATCTGATGGAAAGAGAAGGTGAGGGTGCGTCAGCAAAGCCTGAAGAAGCAAAGGCTTGA
- the ift74 gene encoding intraflagellar transport protein 74 homolog: MASQRLPSSMGRPVSRSGFALPSGARLPSAGRPPSTAIRVGTGVAPGTGVRGGASIPTAGVLSAPIKVTERPVTQQGLSGMKTGMKGPQRQIQDKTYFLGLLRSKINELTAEMSKLHKEIDNYNQENSVYLSYEKRAEDLAQEIKDLQGKLADYNMLVDKLNTNTETEEMISEYNIVKAKNDCEAERIDQIFTDRRGLEEAVRDVDQEIKREQRATHEIVRAMPAVKQEKYFSIMAASEQLLQELAVLQEELDILNKKRQDYESELSHSHIKQEMIRLHEMLTVLEVKRDAMLAEEKILVSPQEEREKLFKQVKDDNQEIASMERQLTELREKTGRISEEIHQLDQAESQGEHWQKYKELKKREEEIDRFLCSFEKSRAEEQEEMSRTEENIVSLLELCSRNMMRLRHVDTVTASELRNMQDVLVSKETEVVQSKSTASGLATETERLQQDLEKVQQLEGKIQSELSSLKERISTMESELTTYSDLDRLRHAADKKKKRLQEERQLLTQRREFFKQLLKEMSEKYEALKRKLQENETHAQLSNLERKWQHLEQNNFVMKEFISSKTQESDYSSVTTTVYQQVSDYNKLLIQLLHKNA; the protein is encoded by the exons ATGGCGAGCCAGCGTCTTCCGTCCAGTATGGGACGTCCTGTGAGCCGCAGCGGATTCGCCCTCCCGAGCGGAGCGAGACTCCCGTCGGCCGGCAGGCCTCCTTCGACAGCGATTCGTGTTGGAACGGGT GTGGCTCCAGGTACAGGTGTCAGGGGCGGAGCTTCCATCCCCACTGCTGGAGTCCTGTCAGCTCCAATCAAAGTGACGGAGAGACCTGTGACCCAACAGGGGCTCAGCGGGATGAAGACTGGCATGAAAG GGCCCCAGAGGCAGATCCAGGACAAGACCTACTTCCTCGGCCTTCTGCG GAGTAAGATAAATGAGTTGACAGCAGAGATGAGCAAACTCCACAAAGAGATTGACAACTACAACCAGGAAAATTCCGTTTATCTCTCCTATGAGAAGCG GGCTGAAGACCTGGCACAAGAGATAAAGGATTTGCAGGGGAAGCTTGCTGACTACAACATG CTTGTGGACAAACTGAACACCAACACGGAGACAGAAGAAATGATCAGTGAATACAACATT GTCAAAGCCAAGAACGACTGTGAGGCTGAAAGAATTGATCAAATCTTCACTGACCGGAGAGG TTTGGAGGAGGCTGTCAGAGACGTAGATCAGGAGATCAAGAGGGAACAACGAGCCACTCATGAAATTGTCCGGGCGATGCCGGCTGTGAAGCAGGAGAAGTACTTCTCCATTATGGCAGCcagtgagcagctgctgcag gAGCTGGCTGTtcttcaggaggagctggacatcCTGAATAAAAAGAGACAGGACTATGAATCA GAGCTGAGCCACTCGCATATTAAACAGGAGATGATCCGGCTGCATGAGATGCTCACGGTGCTGGAAGTGAAAAGGGACGCCATGCTAGCGGAGGAGAAGATCCTGGTGTCCCCccaagaggagagggagaagctgTTCAAACAG GTGAAGGATGACAACCAGGAAATCGCCAGTATGGAGAGACA GCTGACGGAGCTCAGGGAAAAGACAGGACGGATCTCAGAGGAGATCCaccagctggaccaggctgAATCACAGG GGGAACATTGGCAGAAATACAAAGAGCTGAAGAAGCGAGAGGAGGAAATCGACC GGTTCCTGTGTTCATTTGAGAAGTCAAGGgctgaagagcaggaagagatgTCCCGCACTGAGGAGAACATTGTGTCCCTACTGGAACTGtgcagcaga AACATGATGCGACTGCGTCACGTGGACACGGTGACAGCCAGTGAGCTGAGGAACATGCAGGATGTGCTGGTCAGTAAGGAGACAGAGGTGGTCCAGTCCAAGAGCACTGCCAGTGGGctggccacag AGACGGAGCGTCTCCAACAAGACCTGgagaaggtgcagcagctggaaggaaAGATCCAGAGTGAGCTGAGTAGCCTGAAGGAGCGCATCAGCACCATGGAGTCCGAGCTCACCACCTACAGCGACCTGGACCGTCTCCGACACGCTGCcgacaagaagaagaag aggctgcaggaggagcggcAGTTGCTGACTCAGCGGCGAGAGTTCTTCAAGCAGCTGTTAAAGGAAATGAGCGAGAAATATGAAGCTCTCAAGAGAAAACTTCAGGAGAATGAGACTCATGCACAG CTGTCTAACCTGGAGAGGAAATGGCAACACTTGGAGCAAAACAACTTCGTAATGAAAGAAT TCATCTCGTCCAAGACCCAGGAGAGCGACTACAGCTCCGTCACCACCACCGTCTACCAGCAGGTGTCCGACTACAACAAGCTGCTGATCCAGCTTCTACACAAAAATGCCTGA